The following are encoded in a window of Thermonema lapsum genomic DNA:
- a CDS encoding AAA family ATPase, protein MQPLYLYFKGLASYKKEQHIDFSELSSAGLFGIFGKTGAGKSTVLEAISIALYGKALRGSQKSIKHLINRHSDELAIEFIFRGFDKHIYAFTYRLNVQVRKKKKKKNKTDTTFQEDKHKNSAEKKYYRYHGTELQGKTLWQSFKQGTQAWQALDDKKGEEQAALKHIPIEHFTRTIILPQGNFDRFIKEPPAERSAFLREIFDLSIYEKIKEKAKKKLEEAQQSFENDKNRLAEYEDVNEEVLQQKKSEQEQLLKQLAAQQTETEQLEERVKQIDLAEIKEKELEKLQKELSETESSLAQLPQNLEQKQARLQIAQEHFEKPFGIREQKKENLRENQKKVCQLTQSIQEREQKIQEHQNKYQALNAHYEQLLEKKQNISHLEMYIKKYRELQEIQTSIALRNQEYQNLSSERRLIEKKLQDLSEHIHKAEENIKQLQTANLPILIQKLQDLKDDACQYYEQREELGKTYKSLEDKLKQIEKPENKHLSALLEKAVKENNFVQLNQSLQALFRNINNKIQLSSLRQTLKAGEPCPLCGSTEHPIENLSTHSASHEELQQQAALLEEALKELPNTQEKSIRFHNFKERFMKGIEHYNKIKTDDLPTLPEDELPRKKDIFNKILTDITQQVEQKQNTLKESAEQFQQLNEQKEKMQKEEQEKVKRIATLEGVIQELHNNMQRLQEEIETYKKQYPEYQSKSIEELEENVQAIQTEYQEAEVACNQAKKQLEQIKKEQHTEEGKLKSIQDGIDTLQKEINDIEQNIQQLLQAYNELFCTEEEVQQILNEKQSIQNHIRQREALLSRYSTLKKRMEGIQKERQELSIPQSVEERAQLRRQYEDKKQIVKNLQEAKGAISEVLKVLEERLNKKKQLTKSYEQSRRALEIWERINKLTEGNGLLNFVLKNYLNKVNRLANKHFEQLTNNTLSVDITTEKDKIEIKILDRLNQYPRPIESLSGGQHFILSLSLALALSELLQDTHGIRQHFFFIDEGFGSLDEETLSEVMNVLERLACSGKVIGVISHVQSMQERISTALVASQSPQEGSKLRQTSIPL, encoded by the coding sequence ATGCAACCCCTTTATCTTTACTTTAAAGGTCTGGCATCCTACAAAAAAGAACAACACATCGACTTCAGCGAGTTGAGCAGTGCAGGCTTATTTGGTATCTTCGGTAAAACAGGTGCCGGCAAATCAACCGTACTTGAGGCAATAAGCATTGCGCTTTATGGCAAAGCACTACGCGGCAGCCAAAAAAGCATCAAGCACCTTATCAACCGTCACAGCGATGAGTTAGCCATAGAGTTTATCTTTCGAGGTTTTGACAAGCACATCTATGCTTTTACCTATCGCCTCAATGTACAAGTAAGAAAGAAGAAGAAGAAGAAGAATAAAACCGACACTACATTCCAAGAAGACAAGCACAAAAACTCAGCAGAGAAAAAGTATTACCGCTACCACGGTACAGAGCTCCAGGGCAAAACCCTTTGGCAGAGTTTCAAACAAGGAACACAAGCGTGGCAAGCACTCGACGACAAGAAAGGCGAAGAACAAGCCGCTTTGAAACATATTCCAATAGAGCACTTCACCCGCACCATCATCTTGCCACAAGGCAATTTCGATAGGTTTATCAAAGAACCTCCAGCCGAAAGAAGTGCCTTTTTAAGAGAAATTTTCGATTTGAGTATTTATGAAAAGATAAAAGAAAAGGCAAAAAAGAAGCTCGAGGAAGCCCAACAAAGCTTTGAAAACGACAAAAATCGACTGGCTGAATACGAAGATGTCAATGAAGAAGTTCTTCAACAGAAAAAAAGTGAACAAGAGCAGCTGTTAAAGCAACTTGCCGCCCAACAAACCGAAACCGAACAACTCGAAGAGCGCGTAAAACAAATAGACCTCGCCGAGATAAAAGAAAAAGAGCTGGAAAAGCTGCAAAAAGAGCTTTCCGAGACAGAAAGTAGTCTAGCACAACTTCCCCAAAATCTAGAACAAAAGCAGGCACGTTTGCAAATAGCACAAGAGCATTTCGAAAAACCTTTCGGTATTCGTGAACAAAAGAAAGAAAACCTGAGGGAAAACCAAAAAAAGGTCTGCCAACTCACTCAAAGCATACAAGAAAGAGAGCAAAAAATACAAGAGCACCAAAATAAATACCAAGCATTGAATGCGCACTATGAGCAGCTATTAGAAAAAAAGCAAAATATCAGCCATTTGGAAATGTACATCAAAAAGTACCGAGAGCTGCAGGAAATCCAAACGAGTATAGCATTGCGAAACCAAGAATACCAAAACCTGTCATCTGAGCGCAGACTCATAGAAAAAAAACTTCAAGACCTATCGGAGCACATTCACAAAGCAGAGGAAAATATTAAGCAGCTGCAAACAGCAAACCTACCCATACTTATCCAAAAACTGCAGGACTTAAAAGATGACGCTTGTCAATATTACGAGCAACGTGAAGAACTTGGAAAGACTTACAAAAGCCTGGAAGACAAACTAAAACAAATAGAAAAACCCGAAAACAAGCACTTATCGGCGCTGTTAGAAAAAGCAGTAAAGGAAAACAACTTTGTGCAATTGAATCAAAGCTTACAAGCCTTGTTCAGGAACATAAACAACAAAATACAGTTGAGCAGTTTGAGGCAAACCCTTAAAGCAGGAGAGCCTTGCCCTCTATGCGGCTCAACCGAGCACCCCATCGAAAATCTCAGCACCCATTCAGCATCTCACGAAGAGCTGCAACAACAAGCTGCTTTGTTAGAAGAAGCCTTGAAAGAGCTGCCAAACACACAGGAAAAGTCCATCCGCTTTCATAATTTTAAAGAACGTTTCATGAAAGGCATTGAACACTACAATAAAATCAAAACCGACGACCTTCCCACACTTCCAGAAGACGAGCTCCCCCGCAAAAAAGATATTTTCAACAAAATACTGACCGATATCACACAGCAAGTAGAACAAAAGCAAAATACTCTAAAAGAAAGCGCAGAGCAATTCCAGCAGCTGAATGAACAAAAAGAGAAAATGCAAAAAGAAGAGCAAGAGAAAGTAAAACGCATCGCTACTCTGGAGGGCGTTATCCAAGAATTGCACAATAATATGCAGCGGCTTCAAGAAGAAATAGAGACATACAAGAAGCAATATCCTGAATATCAAAGCAAAAGCATAGAGGAATTAGAGGAAAACGTGCAAGCAATTCAAACGGAATACCAAGAAGCAGAAGTCGCCTGCAATCAAGCCAAAAAGCAACTGGAGCAAATAAAAAAAGAGCAACACACAGAAGAAGGAAAACTCAAAAGTATTCAAGACGGCATCGACACTTTGCAAAAAGAGATAAACGACATCGAGCAGAACATACAGCAGCTGCTACAAGCATACAATGAGCTATTTTGCACAGAAGAAGAAGTACAACAAATACTCAATGAAAAACAAAGTATTCAAAACCACATACGCCAAAGAGAAGCTTTGCTTAGCAGATACAGCACTTTAAAAAAGCGCATGGAAGGCATCCAAAAAGAACGGCAGGAGCTTAGCATACCCCAATCAGTTGAAGAGCGAGCACAACTCCGCCGACAGTATGAAGACAAGAAACAAATAGTTAAGAATTTGCAAGAAGCGAAAGGAGCAATCTCGGAAGTTTTAAAAGTCTTGGAAGAAAGACTCAATAAGAAAAAGCAGCTTACGAAGTCCTATGAGCAAAGCAGGAGAGCGCTGGAGATATGGGAAAGAATAAACAAACTCACCGAGGGCAATGGACTTCTGAATTTCGTACTCAAAAACTACCTAAACAAAGTCAACCGCTTAGCCAACAAACATTTTGAGCAACTCACCAACAACACACTCTCGGTCGATATCACTACGGAAAAAGACAAAATAGAAATCAAAATACTCGACCGCCTGAACCAATACCCACGCCCCATCGAAAGCCTCTCGGGCGGGCAGCATTTTATCTTATCGTTGAGCCTTGCTTTGGCACTTTCCGAACTATTACAAGATACTCATGGCATCCGGCAGCATTTCTTTTTCATAGATGAAGGCTTTGGCAGCCTCGATGAAGAAACCTTATCCGAAGTGATGAATGTACTGGAAAGACTGGCTTGCAGTGGCAAAGTCATTGGTGTAATCTCTCACGTGCAATCCATGCAAGAGCGCATAAGCACAGCCCTCGTTGCCTCACAAAGTCCACAAGAAGGCAGTAAACTACGGCAAACCAGCATCCCCCTCTGA
- a CDS encoding 3'-5' exonuclease, protein MKYLVLDLELTGPDVGYHDIIQIGAVLCDAHWNEQSHFLSNVYPENPEAFSRRSEEVHGLSIYDLEDAPERYEVLEAFERWVRQTLGRNEYASLKDVLLCGQGILTDVNFLKWAFEEENIEWPFSYKVLDLMSFSFLMYKILKNNGKKVPKSHSLDAVAGMFALSRDTEEHNALEDARITAACFKAYWEIADQLKLHED, encoded by the coding sequence ATGAAGTACTTGGTTCTTGATTTGGAACTTACTGGACCGGATGTAGGCTATCACGACATCATTCAAATAGGGGCAGTGCTGTGTGATGCCCACTGGAACGAGCAAAGTCATTTTTTGAGCAATGTATATCCAGAAAACCCCGAAGCCTTTTCACGGCGTTCCGAAGAAGTGCACGGTTTGTCTATTTATGACCTTGAAGACGCCCCGGAGCGCTATGAAGTGCTCGAAGCGTTTGAGCGCTGGGTACGGCAAACCCTCGGACGCAATGAATATGCTTCTCTCAAAGATGTGCTCCTTTGTGGGCAAGGGATACTTACCGACGTGAACTTCTTAAAATGGGCGTTTGAGGAGGAAAACATCGAATGGCCCTTCTCTTACAAAGTCCTCGATTTGATGAGTTTTAGTTTTTTGATGTATAAAATATTGAAAAATAATGGCAAAAAAGTGCCTAAATCACACAGCTTGGATGCTGTGGCTGGCATGTTTGCCTTAAGCCGCGATACAGAAGAGCATAACGCCTTGGAAGATGCAAGAATAACAGCAGCTTGTTTTAAAGCCTATTGGGAGATTGCCGACCAGCTGAAATTGCATGAGGATTAA
- a CDS encoding glycosyltransferase family 2 protein, protein MKISVIIPTYNRKEQLLRCLESLKSQSRLPDEVIVSIDGSTDGTAEALAHWDSGALPLRWIEGANGGRAVVRNRAAKVARGDLLVFLDDDIRLIPEGIAMHEAHHYRFPNSLLSGATLEEEALLRTDMHRYKAYLSRLWLAPLAVYATEPMPADRVFLSVANMSVPRQVFEQLGGFDERLRDAEDYDFGVRAVRAGVPVYFNYNLVAWHDDFITCASYIRRIRQYKVAQERLCNLKPELHARNPRAYRPARGWRRLFYRLFSHPMWVQWIDREVFWIRWLPRSLRYRLYDWVIMAQAVHFPSGQTS, encoded by the coding sequence ATGAAAATAAGCGTTATTATACCTACCTACAACAGAAAAGAACAGTTGTTGCGTTGCCTTGAGTCGCTCAAAAGCCAAAGCCGCTTGCCTGATGAGGTTATTGTTAGTATTGACGGTTCTACGGATGGAACAGCCGAAGCCCTTGCCCATTGGGATTCAGGGGCTTTGCCTTTACGTTGGATAGAAGGCGCCAACGGGGGGCGGGCTGTGGTACGTAACCGCGCTGCAAAGGTTGCTCGCGGCGACCTGCTCGTTTTTTTAGATGATGATATCCGCTTGATTCCAGAGGGTATTGCCATGCATGAAGCGCATCACTATCGCTTTCCCAATAGTCTTTTGTCGGGGGCTACCTTGGAGGAAGAAGCTTTGCTGCGCACCGACATGCATCGCTACAAGGCTTATTTGAGTCGCCTTTGGTTAGCACCCTTGGCTGTGTATGCCACAGAACCGATGCCAGCAGACAGGGTATTTTTGTCAGTTGCCAACATGTCTGTGCCTCGTCAAGTATTTGAGCAGCTGGGAGGCTTCGACGAACGCTTACGCGATGCCGAAGATTATGATTTTGGAGTGCGTGCGGTGCGGGCAGGTGTACCCGTTTATTTCAACTACAACTTGGTGGCATGGCATGATGATTTCATTACTTGTGCCTCCTACATCCGTCGCATCCGACAATACAAGGTAGCACAAGAAAGGTTGTGTAACTTGAAACCGGAATTGCATGCACGAAATCCTCGTGCTTACCGCCCGGCAAGGGGCTGGCGCCGCTTGTTTTACCGTCTCTTTTCACATCCGATGTGGGTGCAATGGATAGATAGGGAAGTATTTTGGATAAGATGGCTACCTCGTTCGCTGCGCTATCGTCTTTACGATTGGGTAATTATGGCACAGGCTGTGCATTTCCCAAGCGGGCAGACGTCTTAG
- a CDS encoding glycosyltransferase family 4 protein → MMHQVVYIISDIHKSLSFEWTALGLRKKGIEPSFVLLHSTPQTALQHFLQTHGFHVTYYPLRGKSSYPRLWWQLFSYLRKHRPLVVHTHLFDASLLGLSAAKAANIRQRIYTRHYSTFHHEYFPRAVWYDRLLNTLATDIVAISRNVEEVLCSMEKVPKQKVHLIHHGFDMQSLTHCSEERVEAVRRRHAVPADAFPVIGVIARYIELKGIQYIIPAFARVLTQYPQAHLVLANARGDYAAVIRRLLQQHLPPDSYTEIPFEDDLAALYRLFHVYVHVPINPRVEAFGQTYVEAAICRVPSVFTLSGVAHEFVRHLHNAWVVPHANSEAIAEGILQLLSNRELCQQLTQRAAETVAEQFTVERMIERLLALYRL, encoded by the coding sequence ATGATGCATCAGGTAGTGTACATTATTTCGGACATACATAAGTCACTGTCTTTTGAATGGACCGCTCTTGGTTTGCGAAAGAAAGGCATAGAGCCCTCTTTTGTGCTGCTTCATTCGACACCACAAACTGCTCTGCAGCATTTCCTTCAAACCCATGGATTTCACGTAACCTATTACCCACTGCGAGGAAAAAGCAGTTATCCACGCCTTTGGTGGCAGTTGTTTTCCTACTTGCGCAAGCATCGCCCTTTGGTAGTACACACCCACCTCTTCGACGCCTCTTTGCTTGGTTTAAGTGCTGCCAAAGCTGCCAATATCCGGCAACGCATCTACACCCGCCACTATTCTACCTTTCACCATGAATATTTTCCACGTGCCGTTTGGTATGACCGTCTGCTCAACACCCTTGCCACAGATATTGTGGCTATCAGCCGCAATGTGGAAGAAGTGCTGTGCAGCATGGAAAAAGTGCCGAAACAGAAAGTGCACCTTATCCATCATGGCTTTGATATGCAAAGCTTAACCCATTGCTCCGAGGAGCGCGTGGAAGCCGTGCGCCGACGTCATGCAGTGCCCGCCGATGCTTTTCCTGTAATTGGTGTGATTGCACGCTACATAGAATTGAAAGGCATCCAGTACATCATACCGGCATTTGCCCGTGTGTTGACACAGTACCCCCAAGCTCATTTGGTGCTTGCCAATGCCCGCGGCGACTACGCAGCTGTAATCCGCCGGCTATTGCAGCAGCATCTGCCCCCTGATAGCTATACAGAAATACCCTTCGAAGATGATTTGGCGGCGCTCTATCGCCTTTTTCATGTGTATGTACATGTGCCCATCAATCCACGAGTAGAGGCTTTTGGGCAAACCTACGTAGAGGCAGCCATTTGCCGTGTTCCGTCTGTGTTCACTTTATCGGGTGTGGCACATGAGTTTGTACGTCATCTTCACAATGCATGGGTAGTGCCTCATGCCAACAGCGAAGCCATTGCAGAAGGTATCCTGCAGTTGTTGTCGAACAGGGAGCTTTGCCAGCAACTTACGCAACGAGCTGCCGAAACAGTCGCCGAACAATTCACTGTTGAGCGCATGATTGAGCGCCTGCTTGCTCTTTATAGGCTATGA
- a CDS encoding DUF5723 family protein: MRYKLLSLLMFFSVFMRMNPLQAQNYWGLHSSNYSPLTGVHLQPADIVDARTKFQLLLVGANLDVNNNYLGLERSTFWKFNYSDNDFRQNLDGKSKRALINMDMQALGLMLSLSPKSALALVPRVRTFLNFDDIDEPTAKLIYEKFNSPELWQTNISDDHVSAQAHVWAEYGLTYGRVILDEGEHFLKTAGTLKLLQGLGSAYMYVNDLRYEFTNQDVVSLFQAEFSYGHSDNFSLSETPSYRFVAKPSVGFDFGVVYEWRPDYQMYRYEMDGEENLPDRAKNQYRAKVGLSLTDLGSIRYNKSSDSRDFIANIQNWDISQEKINDVNDIDQIIKSRFTYTEAQGEYKMNLPTALNLQADYLFSQGIGLNLTATWALKQGTKDIDKNHYITTYAVTPRVESKKYGLYLPLSLHDNTGFNAGIAVRLGPLFFGSRDLLSNAALNNEVRGANFYLGLSIRSFYKKPKDRDGDHVSDKLDQCVSVPGVWEFRGCPDSDGDHVPDVEDVCPQLPGLPQFNGCPDSDSDGVPDSKDECPQQAGSRQFNGCPDSDSDGVEDRVDECPLEPGFEQFKGCPDSDLDNVPDKDDACPDVYGDVNHKGCPDTDGDGLYDHEDGCPEVYGDIANGGCPYADSDGDGIKDINDKCPEIAGPAENDGCPYNDMDGDGVPDAFDKCPSTPGPKENNGCPKLEKEEEEILKTAFDNLEFEFGNATIKTSSYAALLELANLLRRKPKWRLLIEGHTDNVGSRANNIKLSERRAQAVKDFLVEQGVEPGRIVTKGWGPDRPIAPNTTPEGRQKNRRVEFTILFE; the protein is encoded by the coding sequence ATGAGATACAAATTACTGTCTCTCTTGATGTTTTTCTCTGTTTTCATGCGGATGAACCCTCTGCAAGCTCAAAATTATTGGGGTTTGCACAGCAGCAACTACAGCCCTCTGACTGGTGTGCACCTCCAACCTGCCGATATTGTGGATGCACGCACCAAATTTCAACTGCTCTTGGTAGGTGCCAATTTGGACGTCAACAACAATTACTTGGGTCTGGAGCGTAGTACCTTCTGGAAGTTCAACTATTCAGACAATGATTTTAGGCAAAATCTGGATGGCAAGTCCAAGCGTGCACTTATCAACATGGATATGCAAGCCTTGGGGTTGATGCTGAGCCTCTCACCCAAAAGCGCTTTGGCTCTGGTGCCACGGGTACGCACCTTCCTAAACTTCGATGACATAGATGAACCCACTGCCAAGCTGATTTATGAAAAATTCAACAGCCCAGAGCTATGGCAAACTAATATCTCTGATGACCATGTGTCGGCACAAGCTCACGTGTGGGCTGAGTATGGTTTGACTTATGGGCGTGTAATACTTGATGAAGGTGAACATTTCCTTAAAACCGCCGGTACGCTCAAGCTTTTACAAGGGTTGGGGTCGGCTTATATGTATGTGAATGACCTGCGCTATGAGTTTACCAATCAAGATGTTGTATCTCTGTTTCAGGCGGAATTTAGCTATGGGCACTCCGACAATTTCAGCTTATCGGAAACGCCTTCTTACCGTTTTGTAGCCAAGCCTTCGGTAGGCTTCGACTTTGGCGTGGTGTATGAATGGCGCCCTGATTATCAGATGTACCGCTATGAAATGGATGGTGAGGAAAACTTGCCTGACCGCGCCAAAAACCAATATCGCGCCAAAGTGGGGCTTTCACTTACCGACTTGGGAAGCATACGCTATAACAAAAGCTCCGATAGCCGCGACTTTATCGCGAATATTCAAAACTGGGATATATCGCAAGAAAAAATCAATGATGTTAACGATATAGACCAAATCATTAAGAGCCGTTTTACATATACCGAAGCGCAGGGCGAGTACAAAATGAACCTACCTACGGCATTGAACCTGCAGGCAGACTACTTGTTTAGCCAAGGGATAGGGCTCAACTTAACTGCCACCTGGGCGCTTAAGCAAGGTACAAAAGACATAGATAAAAACCACTACATTACCACCTATGCCGTGACCCCACGTGTCGAAAGCAAAAAGTATGGTTTGTATTTACCTTTGAGCCTTCATGACAATACCGGCTTTAATGCAGGCATAGCTGTGCGTTTGGGTCCTTTATTTTTTGGCTCACGCGATTTGCTCAGCAATGCAGCACTTAACAATGAAGTAAGGGGCGCTAATTTTTACTTGGGTTTGAGCATCCGGAGTTTTTATAAAAAGCCTAAAGACCGCGATGGCGACCACGTATCTGATAAACTGGACCAGTGCGTGAGCGTGCCCGGAGTGTGGGAGTTTCGTGGTTGTCCCGATAGTGACGGCGACCATGTGCCAGATGTCGAAGATGTCTGCCCGCAATTGCCAGGTCTGCCACAATTTAATGGCTGTCCCGATAGCGATTCCGACGGGGTGCCCGACAGTAAAGACGAATGCCCCCAACAAGCTGGCTCGCGTCAATTCAATGGTTGCCCCGACAGCGACTCCGACGGGGTGGAAGACCGTGTGGATGAGTGCCCGCTTGAACCCGGCTTTGAGCAATTCAAAGGCTGCCCCGATAGCGATTTAGACAATGTGCCAGATAAGGACGACGCTTGCCCCGATGTGTATGGCGACGTGAATCATAAAGGTTGCCCTGATACTGATGGTGATGGTCTCTATGACCATGAAGACGGCTGCCCCGAAGTGTACGGCGATATAGCCAATGGGGGTTGTCCCTATGCCGATAGCGACGGCGACGGCATCAAAGATATCAACGACAAATGTCCTGAAATTGCCGGACCCGCCGAAAACGACGGCTGTCCCTACAACGACATGGACGGCGACGGGGTGCCCGACGCCTTCGATAAATGCCCTTCCACGCCCGGACCTAAAGAAAACAATGGTTGCCCCAAACTTGAAAAAGAAGAAGAAGAAATCCTCAAAACAGCTTTCGACAACTTAGAATTCGAATTTGGCAATGCTACTATCAAAACCTCGTCCTATGCGGCACTTTTAGAGCTTGCCAATCTGCTGAGACGCAAACCGAAATGGCGTCTGCTCATCGAAGGGCACACCGACAATGTCGGAAGCCGCGCCAACAATATCAAACTCTCGGAGCGTAGAGCCCAAGCAGTGAAAGACTTCCTCGTAGAGCAAGGCGTAGAGCCCGGGCGTATTGTTACCAAAGGGTGGGGACCTGACCGCCCCATAGCACCCAACACAACCCCCGAAGGAAGACAAAAAAACCGCAGGGTAGAATTTACCATCTTGTTTGAATAG
- a CDS encoding NAD(P)/FAD-dependent oxidoreductase: protein MERHQVLIIGGGNAGISVAAQLLRKRPKLDVAIVEPSEKHYYQPAWTLVGGGDYDVQKTVRPEASVMPKKAKWIKDRAEAFEPENQVVHLASGKKVAYDFMVVCPGIQLRWEWVEGLEETLGKNGVASNYRFDLAPYTFECIRNFKGGVALFTNPATPIKCGGAPQKIMYLACDYWRKHGILGKADVHFCTAGGVIFGVKKYADTLMKVVNRYGIHLDFKHNLVAIDGARKEATFEVTQADGSKEKKTMHFDMIHVTPPQSAPDFIRNSPLADANGWVDVNKHTLQHTKYPNIFGIGDATNTPNAKTGAAIRKQAPILVQNLLEVMDGKQPFASYNGYGSCPLVTGYGKLVLAEFDYDNNPIETFPFDQSKERWTMYQLKKHILPWLYWNKILKGTA, encoded by the coding sequence ATGGAAAGACACCAAGTGCTTATTATTGGAGGTGGCAACGCTGGCATTTCGGTAGCTGCACAGTTGTTGCGCAAGCGCCCAAAACTGGATGTTGCCATTGTAGAGCCGTCGGAAAAACACTACTACCAGCCCGCTTGGACTCTGGTAGGAGGGGGAGATTACGACGTGCAAAAGACAGTGCGCCCGGAGGCATCGGTAATGCCAAAAAAAGCCAAGTGGATTAAAGACAGGGCAGAGGCTTTCGAGCCAGAAAATCAAGTGGTGCATCTGGCAAGTGGAAAGAAGGTAGCTTATGATTTCATGGTGGTGTGCCCCGGCATACAGCTGCGCTGGGAATGGGTAGAAGGGCTGGAAGAGACGCTCGGAAAGAATGGCGTAGCAAGTAACTACCGTTTCGACTTGGCGCCTTATACTTTCGAGTGTATTCGAAACTTTAAAGGCGGTGTTGCTTTGTTTACCAACCCTGCCACACCCATCAAATGTGGGGGAGCGCCGCAAAAAATTATGTATTTGGCATGCGACTACTGGCGAAAGCATGGAATACTTGGTAAAGCCGATGTGCATTTCTGCACAGCGGGCGGAGTGATTTTTGGGGTGAAGAAATATGCCGACACACTCATGAAAGTAGTCAATCGTTATGGCATTCATTTGGATTTCAAGCACAACTTAGTGGCTATAGACGGAGCAAGAAAAGAGGCTACTTTTGAGGTAACGCAAGCAGATGGCAGCAAAGAGAAGAAGACAATGCACTTTGACATGATACATGTGACACCGCCGCAGAGTGCACCGGACTTTATTCGGAACAGCCCACTTGCTGATGCCAATGGTTGGGTGGATGTGAACAAGCATACTTTGCAACACACAAAATATCCAAACATATTTGGCATAGGGGATGCTACCAATACCCCTAATGCTAAGACGGGAGCAGCCATACGCAAGCAGGCTCCAATTTTAGTTCAAAATCTTTTGGAGGTGATGGACGGCAAACAGCCCTTTGCTTCATACAATGGCTATGGCTCTTGCCCTCTGGTTACGGGATATGGCAAATTGGTGTTGGCGGAATTCGACTACGACAATAATCCTATTGAAACTTTTCCCTTTGACCAGTCGAAAGAACGCTGGACGATGTATCAACTCAAGAAGCACATTTTGCCGTGGCTTTATTGGAACAAAATTTTGAAAGGTACGGCATAG
- a CDS encoding metallophosphoesterase family protein encodes MRSFKILHTADWHIGKSLKGRSRLEEQKQFLEEIARIADEKAVDMVLVAGDIYDKYTPSIEAEGVLQQGLLQLSKGGRRLVLLIAGNHDSPTRIQNLSIMGSRHGILAHGHPAKGEVIKEITDGIIGEWALTKVEQDLFVFQHPEVPYPVQVIATPFADEIRLNRRLESETGNALYDYLKDYWHTLAGQCNSKGICLLTAHQFIIRSGKPAEDEQESEAEHRLSIGGSHALKADIFPENIQYVALGHLHRPHEVAASHIRYSGSPLAYSFDESKYEKKVMVVELIPQQKPQLEEVGLTAGRQLVVLKAAGNEAVKEQLQAHADCWAHVDFQTIPTPSLLKELQEEFSCFISWQLPASWQTDDATTTDSHPQLKQPHEYFEEYYMQTNNTPPPKEVREAFGQLLRDIQ; translated from the coding sequence ATGCGCAGCTTTAAAATACTGCATACCGCCGACTGGCACATAGGAAAATCACTCAAAGGAAGAAGCCGCTTGGAAGAGCAAAAGCAATTTTTGGAAGAAATTGCCCGCATTGCCGATGAAAAAGCGGTAGATATGGTGCTTGTTGCTGGTGATATTTACGACAAATACACCCCCAGCATCGAGGCAGAGGGCGTGTTGCAGCAGGGACTTTTGCAGTTGAGCAAGGGCGGCAGAAGGCTTGTGCTGCTCATTGCCGGCAATCATGACTCGCCAACACGCATCCAAAACCTATCCATCATGGGCAGCCGGCACGGTATTTTGGCACATGGACATCCGGCAAAAGGCGAAGTCATCAAAGAAATAACTGATGGAATCATAGGCGAATGGGCATTGACCAAAGTAGAGCAAGACCTGTTTGTTTTTCAACATCCGGAAGTGCCCTACCCTGTACAGGTCATTGCTACCCCCTTTGCCGATGAAATACGCCTCAATCGCCGTTTGGAATCTGAAACGGGCAATGCCCTTTACGACTACCTGAAAGATTACTGGCACACACTTGCCGGGCAGTGCAATTCCAAGGGCATTTGCCTTTTGACAGCCCATCAGTTTATCATTCGCTCGGGAAAGCCCGCCGAAGACGAGCAAGAAAGTGAAGCAGAGCACCGGCTTTCGATTGGTGGCAGCCACGCCCTCAAAGCCGATATATTTCCAGAAAATATACAGTACGTAGCCTTGGGGCACCTGCACCGCCCCCATGAAGTCGCAGCTTCTCATATACGTTACAGCGGCAGCCCCTTAGCCTACAGCTTCGACGAAAGCAAATATGAAAAGAAGGTGATGGTCGTAGAGCTCATACCCCAGCAAAAACCTCAACTTGAAGAGGTAGGCTTAACTGCTGGCAGACAGCTGGTAGTTTTGAAAGCAGCAGGAAACGAAGCAGTCAAAGAGCAGCTGCAAGCCCACGCAGACTGTTGGGCGCATGTCGATTTTCAAACCATACCCACCCCTTCGCTTCTTAAAGAGCTCCAAGAAGAATTTTCCTGTTTCATCAGCTGGCAACTGCCTGCCAGCTGGCAAACAGACGACGCCACAACCACAGACAGCCATCCACAGCTGAAACAACCGCACGAGTATTTTGAAGAATACTACATGCAAACAAACAATACCCCCCCACCCAAAGAAGTGCGAGAGGCTTTCGGTCAGCTGTTGAGAGACATTCAATAA